From Ovis aries strain OAR_USU_Benz2616 breed Rambouillet chromosome 21, ARS-UI_Ramb_v3.0, whole genome shotgun sequence, a single genomic window includes:
- the IRF7 gene encoding interferon regulatory factor 7 isoform X1: MAEAPDRGTPRVLFGDWLLGEVSSGRYEGLRWLDAARTRFRVPWKHFARKDLGEADSRIFKAWAVARGRWPPRSGGGARPIPESALRASWKTNFRCALHSTQRFVMLEDNSGDPTDPHKVYKISSEPGCREGLGFDQGEDEALEDAPPARGGLPGLCLAADTGECLGHRLNPEPCPPSLAGDAGDILIQALQQSCLEDHLLDLISPEAPDAGPPPEPWQLPEAEPHVGASASACAPTAGAPPLAGPGCSQLGLQPEPSLGALDLTILYKGRTVLQEVVGRPSCVLLYGPPGVAGEALGPQQVAFPSPAELPDQKQLHYTEKLLQHVGPGLQLELRGPRLWARRLGKCKVYWEVGGPLGSASASSPARLLPRDCDTPIFDFGTFFQELVEFRARQRRSSPHYTIYLGFGQDLSVGRPKEKSLVLVKLEPWLCRAYLEAVQREGVSSLDSGSLSLCLSSSNSLYEDLEHFLEHFMMEVEQAA, encoded by the exons ATGGCCGAGGCTCCAGACCG GGGAACCCCGCGCGTGCTCTTCGGAGACTGGCTTCTGGGCGAGGTCAGCAGCGGCCGCTATGAGGGGCTACGGTGGCTGGACGCGGCCCGAACGCGCTTCCGCGTACCCTGGAAGCATTTCGCGCGGAAGGACCTGGGTGAAGCCGATTCGCGCATTTTTAAG GCCTGGGCCGTGGCCCGAGGCAGGTGGCCGCCCCGCAGCGGTGGAGGTGCCCGGCCGATCCCTGAGAGTGCGCTGCGGGCCTCCTGGAAAACCAACTTCCGCTGCGCTCTGCACAGCACGCAGCGCTTCGTGATGTTGGAAGACAACTCGGGGGACCCTACAGACCCTCATAAGGTGTACAAGATCAGCTCTGAGCCGGGGTGCCGAG AAGGCCTAGGCTTTGACCAGGGGGAGGACGAGGCCCTAGAAGATGCCCCACCTGCAAGG GGCGGGCTCCCGGGGCTATGCCTGGCAGCAGATACTGGTGAGTGCCTGGGGCACCGGCTGAACCCTGAACCCTGCCCCCCAAGCCTCGCTGGAGATGCTGGGGACATCTTGATCCAGGCTCTACAGCAGAGCTGCTTGGAGGATCATCTGCTGGATCTGATCTCCCCAGAGGCTCCTG aCGCAGGCCCACCCCCAGAGCCCTGGCAGCTCCCAGAGGCGGAGCCGCACGTGGGAGCCTCTGCCAGTGCCTGCGCGCCGACGGCAGGGGCGCCGCCCCTGGCTGGCCCTGGCTGCTCACAGCTTGGTCTGCAGCCAGAGCCCAGCCTAGGGGCCCTGGACTTGACCATCCTGTATAAAGGCCGGACAGTGCTGCAGGAGGTGGTGGGGCGTCCAAGCTGTGTGCTCCTGTACGGTCCTCCCGGCGTAGCTGGAGAGGCTCTGGGGCCCCAGCAGGTCGCCTTCCCCAGCCCCGCCGAGCTGCCCGACCAGAAGCAGCTCCACTACACAGAGAAGCTGCTTCAGCACGTGGGCCCCGGCCTGCAGCTGGAGCTCCGGGGGCCGCGGCTGTGGGCCCGGCGCCTGGGCAAGTGCAAAGTCTACTGGGAGGTGGGGGGCCCCCTGGGCTCAGCCAGCGCCTCCAGCCCCGCTCGCCTGCTGCCCCGGGACTGTGACACGCCCATCTTTGACTTCGGCACCTTCTTCCAAG AACTGGTGGAGTTCCGGGCCCGGCAGCGCCGCAGCTCCCCGCACTACACCATCTACCTGGGCTTCGGGCAGGACCTATCAGTGGGGAGGCCCAAGGAGAAGAGCCTGGTCCTGGTGAAG CTGGAGCCGTGGCTGTGCCGGGCGTACCTGGAGGCTGTGCAACGCGAAGGTGTGTCCTCCCTGGACAGTGGCAGCCTCAGCCTCTGCCTCTCCAGCTCTAACAGCCTCTACGAGGACCTGGAGCACTTCCTGGAGCACTTCATGATGGAGGTGGAACAGGCTGCCTAG
- the IRF7 gene encoding interferon regulatory factor 7 isoform X2, which translates to MAEAPDRGTPRVLFGDWLLGEVSSGRYEGLRWLDAARTRFRVPWKHFARKDLGEADSRIFKAWAVARGRWPPRSGGGARPIPESALRASWKTNFRCALHSTQRFVMLEDNSGDPTDPHKVYKISSEPGCRDAGPPPEPWQLPEAEPHVGASASACAPTAGAPPLAGPGCSQLGLQPEPSLGALDLTILYKGRTVLQEVVGRPSCVLLYGPPGVAGEALGPQQVAFPSPAELPDQKQLHYTEKLLQHVGPGLQLELRGPRLWARRLGKCKVYWEVGGPLGSASASSPARLLPRDCDTPIFDFGTFFQELVEFRARQRRSSPHYTIYLGFGQDLSVGRPKEKSLVLVKLEPWLCRAYLEAVQREGVSSLDSGSLSLCLSSSNSLYEDLEHFLEHFMMEVEQAA; encoded by the exons ATGGCCGAGGCTCCAGACCG GGGAACCCCGCGCGTGCTCTTCGGAGACTGGCTTCTGGGCGAGGTCAGCAGCGGCCGCTATGAGGGGCTACGGTGGCTGGACGCGGCCCGAACGCGCTTCCGCGTACCCTGGAAGCATTTCGCGCGGAAGGACCTGGGTGAAGCCGATTCGCGCATTTTTAAG GCCTGGGCCGTGGCCCGAGGCAGGTGGCCGCCCCGCAGCGGTGGAGGTGCCCGGCCGATCCCTGAGAGTGCGCTGCGGGCCTCCTGGAAAACCAACTTCCGCTGCGCTCTGCACAGCACGCAGCGCTTCGTGATGTTGGAAGACAACTCGGGGGACCCTACAGACCCTCATAAGGTGTACAAGATCAGCTCTGAGCCGGGGTGCCGAG aCGCAGGCCCACCCCCAGAGCCCTGGCAGCTCCCAGAGGCGGAGCCGCACGTGGGAGCCTCTGCCAGTGCCTGCGCGCCGACGGCAGGGGCGCCGCCCCTGGCTGGCCCTGGCTGCTCACAGCTTGGTCTGCAGCCAGAGCCCAGCCTAGGGGCCCTGGACTTGACCATCCTGTATAAAGGCCGGACAGTGCTGCAGGAGGTGGTGGGGCGTCCAAGCTGTGTGCTCCTGTACGGTCCTCCCGGCGTAGCTGGAGAGGCTCTGGGGCCCCAGCAGGTCGCCTTCCCCAGCCCCGCCGAGCTGCCCGACCAGAAGCAGCTCCACTACACAGAGAAGCTGCTTCAGCACGTGGGCCCCGGCCTGCAGCTGGAGCTCCGGGGGCCGCGGCTGTGGGCCCGGCGCCTGGGCAAGTGCAAAGTCTACTGGGAGGTGGGGGGCCCCCTGGGCTCAGCCAGCGCCTCCAGCCCCGCTCGCCTGCTGCCCCGGGACTGTGACACGCCCATCTTTGACTTCGGCACCTTCTTCCAAG AACTGGTGGAGTTCCGGGCCCGGCAGCGCCGCAGCTCCCCGCACTACACCATCTACCTGGGCTTCGGGCAGGACCTATCAGTGGGGAGGCCCAAGGAGAAGAGCCTGGTCCTGGTGAAG CTGGAGCCGTGGCTGTGCCGGGCGTACCTGGAGGCTGTGCAACGCGAAGGTGTGTCCTCCCTGGACAGTGGCAGCCTCAGCCTCTGCCTCTCCAGCTCTAACAGCCTCTACGAGGACCTGGAGCACTTCCTGGAGCACTTCATGATGGAGGTGGAACAGGCTGCCTAG